One genomic region from Aliarcobacter cryaerophilus ATCC 43158 encodes:
- a CDS encoding ABC-F family ATP-binding cassette domain-containing protein, producing MIELINIQKSYPTQTLYQDLNLRLNKGDKVGLVGRNGTGKSTLFKLILGEEQPDSGDVATPKNYKIGALKQYFDFKEKTLLDETATALSEDDKYNIYKAEKILFGLGFSEEDLQKEPKSFSGGYQIRINLAKLLLTEPNMLLLDEPTNYLDILSIRWLREFLKSFDGEVILITHDRDFMNSVCTHTMGIIRKNAFIIAGSTTKFFEQLAANEEHYEKQKIAQDKKIKDLEEFIAKNKARASTATLAQSKVKILEKMEVLEDIVYEKDLKFDFNYKDTSAKYLLEVKDVSFGYDKSNILFEDITFALSRGETLGIIGKNGKGKSTLLNVLAGELKALSGSVDFHPSTVFGHFGQTNINHLNQKHTIIEEIQSVNNKISESVIRNICGIMMFSGDNAKKKISLLSGGEKSRVMLGKIIAQDVNLLFLDEPTNHLDIESIEALTTAIKEFAGSSIIVTHSEELLRAVCDRLIVFTNDGADYFNGTYDEFLEKIGWGDDIDDSKPTKTKESEKSDKPKINKKESKQLRAQLVAKKSQDLKPLKAKIEELENKASTLLGLDKTKVENEILEVMQKIESINSEFDKKMSELS from the coding sequence ATGATAGAGCTAATAAACATACAAAAATCATACCCAACACAGACTTTATATCAAGATTTAAATCTACGTCTAAATAAAGGCGATAAAGTAGGGCTTGTCGGGCGAAATGGTACAGGAAAATCAACACTTTTTAAACTTATTTTAGGAGAAGAACAACCTGATAGTGGAGATGTCGCAACTCCAAAAAATTATAAAATAGGTGCTTTAAAACAATATTTTGACTTTAAAGAGAAGACTTTACTTGATGAAACAGCAACTGCTTTAAGTGAAGATGATAAGTACAATATTTATAAAGCTGAAAAAATATTGTTTGGTCTAGGATTTAGTGAAGAAGATTTACAAAAAGAGCCAAAGAGTTTTTCAGGTGGTTACCAAATACGAATAAATCTAGCAAAACTTCTTTTAACAGAACCAAATATGCTTTTACTTGATGAGCCTACAAACTACTTGGATATTTTATCTATTAGATGGTTAAGAGAGTTTTTAAAATCTTTTGATGGTGAAGTTATACTTATTACTCATGATAGAGATTTTATGAACAGTGTTTGTACTCACACTATGGGAATTATTAGAAAAAATGCTTTTATAATTGCTGGAAGTACAACTAAATTTTTTGAACAATTAGCAGCAAATGAAGAGCATTATGAAAAACAAAAAATTGCTCAAGATAAGAAAATAAAAGACCTCGAAGAGTTTATTGCAAAAAATAAAGCTCGTGCTTCTACAGCAACTTTGGCTCAATCAAAGGTAAAAATTCTAGAGAAAATGGAAGTTTTGGAAGATATTGTGTATGAAAAAGATTTGAAATTCGATTTCAATTACAAAGATACAAGTGCAAAATATCTACTTGAAGTAAAAGATGTAAGCTTTGGATACGATAAAAGTAATATTCTTTTTGAAGATATAACTTTTGCACTAAGCCGTGGCGAAACTTTGGGAATTATTGGAAAAAATGGAAAAGGTAAATCTACACTTTTAAATGTTCTTGCAGGTGAATTAAAGGCTCTTAGTGGAAGCGTAGATTTTCATCCAAGTACAGTTTTTGGTCATTTTGGTCAAACAAATATAAATCATTTAAATCAAAAACATACGATTATAGAAGAGATACAAAGTGTAAATAACAAAATATCAGAGTCAGTTATACGAAATATTTGTGGAATTATGATGTTTAGTGGAGATAATGCAAAGAAAAAGATATCTCTTCTTTCAGGTGGAGAAAAAAGTAGGGTAATGCTTGGAAAAATTATTGCACAAGATGTAAATCTTCTTTTCCTTGATGAGCCTACAAATCACCTTGATATTGAATCAATTGAAGCACTTACAACTGCTATAAAAGAGTTTGCTGGTTCAAGTATTATAGTAACTCATAGTGAAGAGTTATTAAGAGCAGTTTGTGATAGATTGATAGTTTTTACAAATGATGGAGCTGATTATTTTAATGGAACTTATGATGAGTTTTTAGAAAAAATAGGTTGGGGTGATGATATTGATGATTCAAAACCAACAAAAACTAAAGAGAGTGAAAAAAGCGATAAACCAAAAATAAATAAAAAAGAGAGCAAACAATTAAGAGCCCAATTGGTTGCTAAAAAAAGTCAAGATTTAAAACCTCTAAAAGCTAAAATAGAAGAGTTAGAAAATAAAGCTTCTACACTTTTGGGTCTTGATAAAACAAAAGTAGAAAATGAGATTTTAGAAGTTATGCAAAAAATTGAGAGTATAAACAGTGAATTTGACAAAAAAATGAGTGAGTTATCTTAA
- a CDS encoding NAD(P)/FAD-dependent oxidoreductase — translation MINRRDFGKLVLGATALSFTACGSLASGLSTIPANKKRVVIVGGGFGGAATARYLRKFDSNVEIVLVEQNKEYYTCPFSNAVIAGMEKMDFIKRDLSTLEKKHNIKVVHAKVAKVDGANQNVILENGEKISYTKAVVSPGIDFKYEKGYTKENEKHAPHAVKAGEQTTILQKQLENMKDGGTFVMVAPADPFRCPPGPYERISLVAHYIKNNKPNSKIIVLDQKDKFSKQALFTNGWKELYGDLIEWRAAQFGGKVVSVDPVKKIVVTEDEELKADVLNYIPNQKASQLAFDSGLVSEGKDWCDIHPKTFESKLVKNVHVIGDASNAAPMPKSAFSASTQGKVVALQIARMLKQQEPLNPPKLANTCYSLLSPNYGISIAAVYNALDDKIQNVDGAGGVSPETDPDGHIRILEAKYAYAWYESQTADIFK, via the coding sequence ATGATAAATAGAAGAGATTTCGGAAAATTAGTTTTAGGAGCTACGGCTCTATCTTTTACTGCTTGTGGTAGTTTAGCGAGTGGTTTATCTACAATTCCTGCAAACAAAAAAAGAGTTGTAATTGTAGGTGGTGGTTTTGGTGGAGCTGCAACTGCTAGATATTTGAGAAAATTTGATTCAAATGTTGAAATTGTTTTGGTTGAACAAAATAAAGAGTATTACACTTGTCCATTTTCAAATGCAGTAATTGCTGGTATGGAAAAAATGGATTTCATAAAACGTGATTTATCTACTTTAGAAAAAAAACACAATATAAAAGTAGTACATGCTAAAGTTGCAAAAGTTGATGGAGCAAATCAAAATGTGATTTTGGAAAATGGAGAAAAAATCTCTTATACAAAAGCTGTTGTAAGCCCTGGAATTGATTTTAAATATGAAAAAGGTTATACAAAAGAGAATGAAAAACATGCACCACATGCTGTAAAAGCAGGAGAGCAAACTACAATTCTTCAAAAACAACTTGAAAATATGAAAGATGGTGGAACTTTTGTAATGGTAGCACCTGCTGATCCTTTTAGATGTCCTCCTGGACCTTATGAGAGAATTTCACTTGTAGCTCACTATATTAAAAATAACAAACCAAATTCAAAAATAATAGTTCTTGACCAAAAAGATAAATTCTCAAAACAAGCTCTATTTACAAATGGTTGGAAAGAGCTTTATGGTGATTTAATTGAATGGAGAGCAGCACAATTTGGTGGAAAAGTTGTAAGTGTTGATCCAGTTAAAAAAATAGTTGTAACTGAAGATGAAGAGCTTAAAGCAGATGTTTTAAACTATATTCCAAATCAAAAAGCTTCTCAATTAGCATTTGATTCAGGACTTGTATCTGAAGGAAAAGATTGGTGTGATATTCATCCAAAAACTTTTGAATCTAAATTAGTTAAAAATGTTCATGTTATTGGAGATGCTTCAAATGCAGCACCTATGCCAAAATCAGCATTTAGTGCAAGTACTCAAGGAAAAGTTGTAGCTCTTCAAATAGCAAGAATGCTAAAACAACAAGAACCTTTAAATCCTCCAAAACTAGCAAATACTTGTTATAGTTTATTAAGTCCAAACTACGGTATTTCTATTGCCGCTGTTTACAATGCACTTGATGATAAAATACAAAATGTTGATGGAGCAGGTGGAGTAAGTCCTGAAACTGATCCAGATGGTCATATTAGAATTTTAGAAGCAAAATATGCTTATGCTTGGTATGAGAGCCAAACAGCTGACATATTCAAATAA
- a CDS encoding c-type cytochrome: MKKLAFLLATFASLSFAVDYDPVRGEMLSLSCANCHGTDGKSTTAIPKIAGLDKNYMYQTLLEYKTGKRVDTHMMQKHTKGFTDEELEQLSYYFSKVK, from the coding sequence ATGAAAAAACTGGCATTTTTACTTGCAACTTTCGCAAGTTTATCGTTTGCTGTAGATTATGACCCTGTAAGAGGTGAGATGCTATCACTTTCTTGTGCAAACTGTCATGGAACTGATGGAAAATCTACTACTGCTATTCCAAAAATAGCTGGATTAGACAAAAATTATATGTATCAAACTTTACTTGAGTACAAAACTGGAAAAAGAGTTGATACACATATGATGCAAAAGCACACAAAAGGTTTCACTGATGAAGAGCTTGAGCAACTATCTTACTACTTTTCAAAAGTTAAATAA
- a CDS encoding Y-family DNA polymerase — MFIHIDLDCYFVSAHRTLDKSLHNIPVAVGGKSNVDIFSHTRVKRTMATNRASFSSKILDNEDEKSSDNYFLDENNKIRGIITSASYEARAFGVKTAMSVNEALKLCPHLKMITPQYNLYDDLSSKLKELLELEIPLIEQFSIDEFFGDLSGYIKEDEAEEFAIKLKDKIFKELNLPCSIGLANTKYLSKLMTNEAKPNNIKLLKKDNIEEFTKNILIENFTGIGKSFCEKLSGYNIKTLGDIRKNKNLFYSFGKVGVDTYNRVCGIKDSKLNITKEKKSIGIGRSFDVVFNRDELKRRTIILSRYLSFIVKKDGHNPLSFQIQIKYESDIKSKAQENSNKIFNEFDFRNSIVNLFIKADKHKNHGVIQLYITVFNFAKKGEHTYNLFEYEEDLKKDKLGQNIQKLREKFGIDIFKSAFEL, encoded by the coding sequence ATGTTTATTCACATTGATTTAGATTGCTATTTTGTATCAGCACACAGAACTCTTGATAAAAGTTTACACAATATTCCAGTTGCTGTTGGTGGAAAAAGTAATGTAGATATTTTTTCACATACAAGAGTAAAAAGAACAATGGCAACAAATCGTGCCAGTTTTTCAAGCAAAATCTTAGATAACGAAGATGAAAAAAGTTCAGATAATTATTTTCTTGATGAAAATAATAAAATAAGAGGAATTATAACATCAGCTTCATATGAGGCAAGAGCTTTTGGAGTAAAAACAGCTATGAGTGTAAATGAAGCTTTAAAACTTTGTCCACACTTGAAGATGATAACTCCACAATATAATCTTTATGACGATTTATCTTCAAAATTAAAAGAGCTTTTAGAACTTGAAATTCCACTAATAGAGCAGTTTTCTATTGATGAATTTTTTGGTGATTTAAGTGGTTATATAAAAGAAGATGAAGCAGAAGAGTTTGCAATAAAGTTAAAAGATAAGATATTTAAAGAGCTAAATCTTCCTTGTTCTATTGGTTTAGCAAATACAAAATATTTATCAAAGCTTATGACAAATGAGGCAAAACCAAACAATATAAAGCTTTTAAAAAAAGATAATATTGAAGAGTTTACAAAAAATATTTTAATAGAAAATTTCACAGGTATAGGAAAATCTTTTTGTGAAAAACTAAGTGGTTATAATATAAAAACTTTAGGAGATATTAGAAAAAATAAAAATCTATTTTACTCTTTTGGAAAAGTTGGAGTAGATACATATAATAGAGTTTGTGGGATAAAAGATAGTAAATTAAATATAACAAAAGAGAAAAAAAGCATAGGTATTGGAAGAAGTTTTGATGTAGTTTTTAATAGAGATGAGCTTAAAAGAAGAACTATAATTTTAAGTAGATATTTGAGTTTTATAGTAAAAAAAGATGGACACAATCCTCTTTCTTTTCAAATTCAAATAAAATATGAGTCCGATATTAAATCAAAAGCACAAGAAAATAGTAATAAAATTTTTAATGAATTTGATTTTAGAAACTCTATAGTTAATCTATTTATAAAAGCAGATAAGCACAAAAATCATGGAGTTATTCAATTATATATTACAGTTTTCAATTTTGCAAAAAAAGGAGAACATACTTATAATTTATTTGAGTATGAAGAAGATTTAAAAAAAGACAAATTGGGTCAAAATATACAAAAACTAAGAGAAAAATTTGGAATAGATATATTTAAAAGTGCTTTTGAACTATAG
- a CDS encoding AAA family ATPase, with translation MMMETSEKSFNLSGVLKKVLYKNDETKYTIAVLENNQKICGVYFDADIEKLVGEEVILTGNWITHSKYGVQFEFNTLQVKEHELFFFLTKIIKGFTKKSATEILEKYGEEGLIKILDENPNELLNFKGIKEKKLKSILNSWHSFKHLRELGAFLGKFGVTSNLITKIYSTFSEVENLIEKIKQNPYMLINIKGIGFKRADEIAKALGIDVKSPFRIKACLNYTLREYCDNNGNSSIDKFHLYKLLDDSLRFFKEDLLYENILVEMLAKEEIYSTTENRIALSMLYYCEKKILDFFNIRKDSKNKKIIDSFDEYLEKKQKTLGFTLSSEQQKAVELINSGEKTLFLIGYAGTGKSTSSRAILELLEEIASYDDIIAIALSGIASQRISDTTGYNSSTIQSLLVKHKEKDFFPYKVILLDEASMVNSVTFSQIISKISDDTIFIIVGDDGQLPAIGAGNILADSIKYELAPICKLTKIYRQNENQAIAVIANDIRKGELPNYKEEYEDFKFVDVSIGNYYSMKNSLSQNEFSDMRGENSDYILNNILNIASNYIQNYYDFIKEKNIGKALTLFQVITPMKGGVLGVENLNIELQRLFNHTKNKSLKIKEIEYKLTDKVIHIKNENMKAQTMSMYKSNSTEFMERRVYNGQLGLVIKLDFDEKKCVVLYPNDDMVVFYDFDNIHHLLNLAYCLTIHKTQGMEYENALIPMSFSHYIMHNTKLLYTAITRAKSMCFIVGEEEAFKSACKKIEVTIRESVINDLLCNKDKKIETNSLSISV, from the coding sequence ATGATGATGGAAACTAGTGAAAAAAGCTTCAATCTTAGTGGAGTTTTAAAAAAAGTTTTATACAAAAATGATGAAACAAAATATACTATTGCAGTTTTAGAAAATAATCAAAAAATTTGTGGAGTCTATTTTGATGCAGATATTGAAAAACTTGTAGGAGAAGAGGTAATATTAACTGGAAATTGGATAACTCATAGTAAATATGGAGTTCAATTTGAGTTTAATACTTTACAGGTAAAAGAGCACGAACTCTTTTTTTTCCTTACAAAAATAATTAAAGGTTTTACAAAAAAATCAGCAACAGAGATTTTAGAAAAATATGGAGAAGAAGGCTTAATAAAGATTTTAGATGAAAATCCAAATGAACTTTTAAATTTTAAAGGTATAAAAGAGAAAAAACTAAAATCAATTTTAAACTCTTGGCACTCTTTTAAACATCTTCGAGAACTTGGTGCTTTTTTAGGAAAATTTGGAGTTACTTCAAATCTAATTACAAAAATATATTCAACTTTTAGTGAAGTTGAAAACTTAATTGAAAAGATAAAACAAAATCCATATATGTTGATAAACATAAAAGGAATAGGATTTAAAAGAGCAGATGAGATAGCAAAAGCTTTAGGAATAGATGTAAAATCACCTTTTAGAATAAAAGCTTGTTTAAATTATACTTTAAGAGAGTATTGCGATAACAACGGCAACTCTTCAATAGATAAATTTCATCTTTATAAACTTTTAGATGATAGTTTGAGGTTTTTTAAAGAGGATTTACTTTATGAAAATATATTAGTTGAAATGTTAGCAAAAGAGGAGATTTATAGTACAACTGAAAATCGTATTGCTCTTTCAATGTTATATTATTGTGAAAAGAAAATATTAGATTTTTTTAATATAAGAAAAGATAGTAAAAATAAAAAAATTATAGATAGTTTTGATGAATATTTAGAAAAAAAACAAAAAACTTTGGGGTTTACTCTAAGTAGTGAACAACAAAAAGCAGTTGAATTAATAAATTCTGGAGAAAAAACGCTATTTTTAATAGGATATGCAGGAACAGGAAAATCTACTTCAAGTAGAGCCATTTTAGAGCTTTTAGAAGAGATTGCTAGTTATGATGACATTATAGCTATTGCTTTAAGTGGAATTGCAAGTCAAAGAATAAGTGATACAACAGGTTATAACTCAAGCACAATTCAAAGTCTTTTAGTAAAACATAAAGAGAAAGATTTTTTTCCATATAAAGTTATTTTACTAGATGAAGCTTCAATGGTAAATTCTGTTACCTTTTCTCAAATTATAAGTAAAATAAGTGATGATACAATTTTTATAATTGTGGGAGATGATGGGCAACTTCCAGCTATTGGAGCTGGAAATATATTAGCTGATAGTATAAAATATGAACTAGCCCCAATATGTAAACTTACAAAAATTTATAGACAAAATGAGAATCAAGCAATAGCAGTAATTGCAAATGATATAAGAAAAGGTGAATTACCAAATTATAAAGAAGAGTATGAGGATTTTAAGTTTGTTGATGTATCAATAGGAAATTACTACTCTATGAAAAATTCTTTAAGTCAAAATGAATTTTCAGATATGAGAGGTGAAAATAGTGATTATATTTTAAATAATATTTTAAATATTGCAAGTAATTATATACAAAATTACTATGATTTTATAAAAGAGAAAAATATAGGAAAAGCACTTACTTTGTTTCAAGTAATTACACCTATGAAAGGTGGAGTTTTAGGAGTTGAAAATTTAAATATAGAACTTCAAAGATTATTTAATCATACAAAAAATAAAAGTTTGAAGATAAAAGAGATTGAATATAAGCTTACAGATAAAGTAATTCATATAAAAAATGAGAATATGAAAGCTCAGACTATGAGTATGTATAAATCAAATTCTACTGAATTTATGGAAAGAAGAGTTTATAACGGACAGCTTGGATTAGTAATAAAATTAGATTTTGATGAGAAAAAGTGTGTAGTTTTATATCCAAATGATGATATGGTTGTCTTTTACGACTTTGATAATATTCATCATCTTTTAAATTTAGCATATTGTCTAACAATTCACAAAACACAAGGAATGGAGTATGAAAATGCGTTAATTCCTATGAGTTTCTCACACTATATAATGCACAACACAAAACTACTTTATACAGCAATAACAAGAGCAAAAAGTATGTGTTTTATTGTTGGAGAAGAAGAAGCTTTTAAAAGTGCTTGTAAAAAAATAGAAGTAACAATAAGAGAGAGTGTTATAAATGATTTATTGTGCAATAAAGATAAAAAAATTGAAACAAATAGTTTATCCATAAGCGTTTAA
- a CDS encoding peptidylprolyl isomerase translates to MITWMQRHKKWLVITIWISTIAFVGAGFVGWGSYDYGSKGGVVATVGDKEISVEEYQQEYSNLYNQYSQIFGASFNKELAEQLRLKDVAFSQLLQKNLLMSYGNSLGLMVTDEEIAKELINYEEFKVDGKFNKNQYVNVLQQNRMSPQEFENSLKNSILFQKVQALFSIEPTPNEIENISKLLFIEDDITYKILTLDDVDVNSVDESELKKYFDENQNAYKSEVSYDLEIKEFPLSSSNSTQEDIKNHFDKFKSDYKFENGKLKSFEEAKDEIIRDLDESFSKKEALTLYLKLKKSEDNFDKKATYSETKIPFLPENVQKIKELKKEEILKPFFENNRFYIVKLSKLNSSVNLTFEQARAKVIENYKLNLKAKKLDELAKNSLKDFKGNEATGVNRASAAKIKGLNEQEAIEFLGQLFASSTKDGIAKVGSKVVLYRINDSKMASYDKAKDSFVRDEIKQVQNSDLLSNLLKKLENSIAIKTSMQTKE, encoded by the coding sequence ATGATAACTTGGATGCAAAGACATAAAAAGTGGTTGGTTATTACGATTTGGATTAGTACTATTGCCTTTGTAGGTGCTGGATTTGTAGGTTGGGGATCATATGACTATGGTAGTAAAGGTGGCGTTGTTGCAACTGTTGGAGATAAAGAGATTAGTGTAGAAGAGTACCAGCAAGAGTATTCAAATCTTTATAATCAATATTCACAAATTTTTGGAGCATCTTTTAATAAAGAGTTAGCAGAGCAATTAAGATTAAAAGATGTTGCATTTTCTCAACTTTTACAAAAAAACCTTCTTATGTCTTATGGTAACTCTTTAGGCTTGATGGTAACTGATGAAGAGATTGCAAAAGAGTTGATTAATTATGAAGAGTTTAAAGTAGATGGTAAATTTAACAAAAATCAATATGTAAATGTTTTACAACAAAATAGAATGTCACCTCAAGAGTTTGAAAATAGTCTTAAAAATTCAATACTTTTTCAAAAAGTTCAAGCTCTTTTTAGTATAGAACCAACTCCAAATGAGATAGAAAATATTAGCAAACTATTATTTATAGAAGATGATATTACTTATAAAATATTAACTTTGGATGATGTTGATGTAAACAGTGTAGATGAGAGTGAACTTAAAAAATATTTTGATGAAAATCAAAATGCATATAAAAGTGAAGTTTCTTATGATTTAGAGATAAAAGAGTTTCCTCTTTCTTCTTCTAACTCTACGCAAGAAGATATAAAAAATCATTTTGACAAATTTAAAAGTGACTATAAATTTGAAAATGGAAAGTTAAAATCTTTTGAAGAGGCAAAAGATGAGATTATAAGAGATTTAGATGAGAGTTTTAGTAAAAAAGAGGCTCTTACTCTTTACTTAAAACTTAAAAAATCTGAAGATAATTTTGATAAAAAAGCAACTTATTCTGAGACTAAAATTCCATTTTTACCTGAAAATGTTCAAAAAATTAAAGAGTTAAAAAAAGAAGAGATTTTAAAACCATTTTTTGAAAATAATAGATTTTATATAGTAAAACTATCAAAATTAAACTCTTCTGTTAATTTAACTTTTGAACAAGCAAGGGCAAAAGTAATTGAAAACTATAAGCTTAATTTGAAAGCAAAAAAATTAGACGAATTAGCAAAAAATAGTCTAAAAGATTTTAAAGGAAATGAAGCAACTGGTGTAAATAGAGCAAGTGCTGCTAAAATTAAAGGATTAAACGAGCAAGAAGCAATAGAGTTTCTTGGACAACTTTTTGCTAGTTCTACAAAAGATGGAATTGCAAAAGTTGGTTCAAAAGTTGTTTTATATAGAATAAACGACTCAAAAATGGCTTCTTATGACAAGGCAAAAGATAGTTTTGTAAGAGATGAGATAAAACAAGTTCAGAATTCTGATTTATTATCAAATTTACTTAAAAAACTTGAAAATAGTATTGCAATAAAAACATCAATGCAAACAAAGGAGTAG
- the ftsA gene encoding cell division protein FtsA: MNNTNDIFLTINIGSSVTSAVITKPKYDLDNSIEILGFGVQDSVGVNKGLITNIEDVSRTIKDAILQAKESVTETIGTTVVSISGNYTRGIKATGYVTIPNGLVSETDINQAMQMALSNSIILPDYDVVHVIPLFFKVDDQEVENPFNMNGSKLEASVYIVTAKRNALINIKSALRIFGIDDVRFVLDSYAASLAVLDEQQKRIGAVVINLGASTTEFVYHKGNSIIYNGFIPVGSKNITNDLSLMLNTPLRTAEKIKIEYGSLIKDYFGNGEVGPSNVGVSQINDEEYFKEFPLGHIQTIIHARVEELLVLVKNELKKNALLDNIGSGIVLTGGMSELGGIKELTKNIFEKIPVTVSAPKNLPNSFRVSFDEPNMATVVGLIMFALGMNRGYQLDSSKKLIRPIRKGQVHDKFIAPPTSHIGQAGPDMRIRTNDTILDPLPKDKKKKGLGLWKKIEEWF, translated from the coding sequence TTGAATAATACAAATGATATTTTTCTTACAATAAATATTGGTTCAAGTGTTACAAGTGCAGTAATAACTAAACCAAAATATGATTTAGATAATAGTATTGAAATTTTAGGTTTTGGTGTTCAAGATAGTGTTGGAGTAAATAAAGGACTTATAACAAATATTGAAGATGTTTCAAGAACAATAAAAGATGCAATACTTCAAGCAAAAGAGAGTGTAACAGAGACTATTGGAACGACTGTTGTATCTATTTCTGGAAATTACACAAGAGGAATCAAAGCAACTGGATATGTAACTATTCCAAATGGACTTGTTTCTGAAACTGATATAAATCAAGCAATGCAAATGGCTCTTTCAAACTCTATAATTTTGCCTGATTATGATGTTGTTCACGTAATACCACTATTTTTTAAAGTAGATGATCAAGAAGTAGAAAACCCTTTTAATATGAATGGTTCAAAACTTGAAGCATCTGTTTATATTGTAACTGCAAAAAGAAATGCACTAATTAATATAAAATCAGCACTAAGAATTTTTGGTATAGATGATGTTAGATTTGTACTTGATTCTTATGCAGCATCTTTAGCAGTTTTAGATGAACAACAAAAAAGAATAGGTGCAGTTGTGATTAACTTAGGTGCTTCAACAACTGAGTTTGTATATCACAAAGGAAACTCTATAATTTATAATGGATTTATTCCAGTTGGTTCAAAAAATATTACAAATGACTTATCTTTGATGTTAAATACACCTCTTAGAACAGCTGAAAAAATAAAAATTGAGTATGGTTCTTTAATCAAAGATTACTTTGGAAATGGAGAAGTTGGACCTTCAAATGTTGGAGTTTCACAAATAAATGATGAAGAGTATTTCAAAGAGTTCCCTTTAGGACATATTCAAACAATTATTCATGCAAGAGTAGAAGAACTTTTGGTTTTAGTTAAAAATGAGTTAAAAAAGAATGCATTACTTGATAATATTGGTTCAGGAATAGTACTAACAGGTGGAATGAGTGAACTAGGTGGAATAAAAGAGCTTACAAAAAATATCTTTGAGAAAATTCCAGTAACAGTTTCAGCTCCAAAAAATCTTCCAAATTCATTTAGAGTTAGTTTTGATGAACCAAATATGGCAACAGTTGTTGGATTAATTATGTTTGCTTTAGGAATGAATAGAGGTTATCAATTAGATTCTAGTAAAAAATTAATTAGACCTATTAGAAAAGGTCAAGTTCATGATAAGTTTATTGCTCCACCAACTTCACATATTGGACAAGCTGGACCTGATATGAGAATAAGAACAAATGATACAATCTTAGACCCTTTACCAAAAGATAAAAAGAAAAAAGGTCTTGGACTTTGGAAAAAAATTGAGGAGTGGTTTTAA
- the ftsZ gene encoding cell division protein FtsZ, which produces MKEDMPTKALSNNLPKIAVIGVGGGGCNMINYMIEEGSHMIDLIVANTDLKVLHISKAPKKIELGPMLTNGFGAGMDPEVGRNSALESYDEIKETLKGSDIVFVAAGLGGGTGTGAAPIIAKAAREVGALTVSVVTKPFGFEGRMRAALANLGLEELKKVSDSLIVIANDKLREAVDETIGIKNAFKVTDNILYQAVNGMSQVILNPGSGNDINADFADVKTIMKHKGIALMGIGKAKGDEATSRALDNAINSPLLEKVPLDGAKGILIHFTISPEISLFAIEDVMNNINQRVDINAQIIFGTTTDTDFERDEVKITIIATGFESKNEIKEEQKESNENEIEAIKVEAVESTLDTPPLMRGYTVEYPLH; this is translated from the coding sequence ATAAAAGAGGATATGCCTACAAAAGCACTATCAAACAATCTTCCAAAAATCGCTGTAATAGGTGTTGGTGGAGGTGGTTGTAATATGATTAATTATATGATTGAAGAAGGTAGTCATATGATTGATTTAATAGTTGCAAATACAGATTTAAAAGTTCTTCATATCTCAAAAGCTCCAAAAAAGATTGAATTAGGACCTATGCTTACAAATGGTTTTGGTGCTGGAATGGATCCTGAAGTTGGAAGAAACTCAGCACTTGAAAGTTATGATGAGATAAAAGAGACACTAAAAGGTTCAGATATTGTTTTTGTTGCCGCTGGATTGGGTGGAGGTACGGGAACAGGAGCTGCTCCTATTATTGCAAAAGCAGCTAGAGAAGTTGGAGCTTTGACTGTTTCTGTTGTTACTAAGCCTTTTGGTTTTGAAGGACGAATGAGAGCCGCTTTGGCTAATTTAGGTCTTGAAGAGCTTAAAAAAGTTAGTGACTCTTTGATTGTTATTGCAAATGATAAACTAAGAGAAGCTGTTGATGAGACAATTGGTATAAAAAATGCTTTTAAAGTTACAGATAATATTTTATATCAAGCTGTAAATGGAATGAGCCAAGTTATATTAAATCCAGGTAGTGGAAATGATATAAATGCCGATTTTGCAGATGTTAAAACTATTATGAAGCATAAAGGTATCGCCTTAATGGGAATAGGAAAAGCAAAAGGCGATGAAGCTACAAGTAGAGCTTTGGATAATGCTATAAACTCTCCTTTACTAGAAAAAGTGCCTTTGGATGGAGCAAAAGGAATTTTAATTCACTTTACAATAAGTCCAGAAATCTCTCTTTTTGCAATAGAAGATGTTATGAATAATATAAATCAAAGAGTAGATATAAATGCTCAAATTATTTTTGGAACTACAACAGATACAGATTTTGAAAGAGATGAAGTAAAAATTACTATCATAGCAACTGGATTTGAATCTAAAAATGAGATAAAAGAGGAACAAAAAGAGAGCAATGAAAATGAGATTGAAGCTATAAAAGTTGAAGCAGTTGAAAGCACTCTTGATACTCCACCTCTTATGAGAGGTTATACAGTAGAGTATCCTCTTCACTAA